A stretch of Oncorhynchus mykiss isolate Arlee chromosome 14, USDA_OmykA_1.1, whole genome shotgun sequence DNA encodes these proteins:
- the LOC118938767 gene encoding histidine-rich glycoprotein-like: protein MRLQCYYETVYERNHRHSPLQYESNHRHSPLQYDRNHRHSPLQYVRNHRHRHRHSPPQYESNHRHRHSPLQYERNHRHSPLQYDRNHRHRHTPLQYERNHRHSPCSMRGTTDTYERNHRHSPLQYERNHRHRHSPLQNERNHRHRSSPLQYERNHRHRHSPLQYERNHRHRHSPLQYERNHRHRHSPLQYERNHRHRSSPLQYERNHRHRHSPLQYERNHRHRHSPLQYERNHRHRSSPLQYERNHRHRHSPLQYERNHRHSPLQYERNHRHTSQQHIFLSLSLEPASSTSSSVSPWSQLAAPQ, encoded by the exons ATGAGACTGCAGTGTTATTATGAGACTGTG TATGAGAGGAACCACAGACACAGTCCCCTGCAGTATGAGAGCAACCACAGACACAGTCCCCTGCAGTATGACAGGAACCACAGACACAGTCCCCTGCAGTATGTGAGgaaccacagacacagacacagacacagtccccCGCAGTATGAGAgcaaccacagacacagacacagtccccTGCAGTATGAGAGGAACCACAGACACAGTCCCTTGCAGTATGATAGgaaccacagacacagacacactccccTGCAGTATGAGAGGAACCACAGACACAGTCCCTGCAGTATGAGAGGAACAACAGACACA TATGAGAGGAACCACAGACACAGTCCCCTGCAGTATGAGAGgaaccacagacacagacacagtccccTGCAGAATGAGAGGAACCACAGACACAGATCCAGTCCCCTACAGTATGAGAGgaaccacagacacagacacagtccccTGCAGTATGAGAGgaaccacagacacagacacagtccccTGCAGTATGAGAGgaaccacagacacagacacagtccccTGCAGTATGAGAGGAACCACAGACACAGATCCAGTCCCCTACAGTATGAGAGgaaccacagacacagacacagtccccTGCAGTATGAGAGgaaccacagacacagacacagtccccTGCAGTATGAGAGGAACCACAGACACAGATCCAGTCCCCTACAGTATGAGAGgaaccacagacacagacacagtccccTGCAGTATGAGAGGAACCACAGACACAGTCCCTTGCAGTATGAGAGGAACCACAGACACA CCAGCCAGCAGCACAtcttcctcagtctctccctGGAGCCAGCTAGCAGCACAtcttcctcagtctctccctGGAGCCAGCTAGCAGCACCACAGTGA